The following proteins are encoded in a genomic region of Candida albicans SC5314 chromosome 4, complete sequence:
- the CDL1 gene encoding Cdl1p (Putative RNAse III, ortholog of S. cerevisiae RNT1; merged with orf19.3772 in Assembly 21) — MSFDKSKSLLTVCDDLTQVKGNVSQFQAMVNNIISKAPTREEYEKLLKTIRLGEAPGETKQTIERLEQLITVSQTKIAVRLKELFLAGYLPLLTSLSKINFKSNIEDQFVSYFMDYNPALPSNVVQDLRVLQGKKADSLTAPIDIISYPPTLPAINSTILLLRIMTDRSYRQPSDFIESSSNDYNKSHNGRLVLRGRAIMQLCLVEVLEESYSRLLDEDIQFISHKLMAPIILTKFAFGYNLVDHLKYNVSVDADYEEKLQIIGNIFLAYMGGLKTEGYDLSDLKLFVKRLYEPVIADYMNKNDVLSKVALVELDLLFKSITNLLYLPRENIRYEIIQVESDPHVARILVDNEELGSGVSSVSFEEAKCRAAQDILNDHNRIRKIWEILKNNHTKNNTTETTTTTTTIKTEKPETIMQIPIQQAPPTMNSHIGTPVVEQATANIASVNAGSPPMQNHTAAISPSLANATARQTSPQFTMQPPSQQQQQQPFAFAQPQRYPGVAYQTPFLQQPQQPQPYVNSPMEYFHPMQQQNPHAQQATAHSPPPQLSQQPQPQSQAQPPSNGGPLYDQPSTSMNSEQIYVDQYGIPHLGTACKNVDTNARNDLYSKLGKAKIATPEYEDKISPEKVYHVLVSAKGIYLGGGYDLNKKLAAQKAAMCALANKVKLSELGLYS, encoded by the coding sequence ATGtcttttgataaatcaaaatcattattaactGTATGTGATGATTTGACTCAAGTTAAGGGGAATGTTTCTCAGTTCCAAGCAATGGTTAACAATATCATTAGTAAAGCACCAACGAGAGAAGAATATGAAAAGCTATTGAAAACTATTCGTCTTGGTGAAGCACCTGGTGAAactaaacaaacaattgaGAGACTAGAGCAATTGATAACTGTCCtgcaaacaaaaattgCCGTTCgattaaaagaattatttcTAGCTGGATATTTGCCACTTTTAACATCATTATCCAAAATTAACTTTAAATCCAATATTGAAGATCAATTTGTGTCTTATTTTATGGATTATAACCCAGCATTACCAAGTAATGTTGTTCAAGATTTGAGAGTACTTCAAGGGAAAAAGGCTGATTCCCTTACAGCACCTATTGATATCATTTCCTATCCTCCAACTTTGCCCGCCATTAATAGTACTATACTTTTGCTTAGGATCATGACCGATAGATCGTATCGTCAACCTCTGGATTTTATTGAACTGTCATCTAATGATTATAATAAAAGTCATAATGGAAGATTGGTTTTAAGAGGACGAGCAATCATGCAACTTTGTCTAGTTGAAGTATTGGAAGAGAGTTACTCTCGGTTACTTGACGAAGATATACAATTTATTAGTCATAAATTGATGGCACCAATTATTTTAACCAAGTTTGCATTTGGTTATAATTTGGTTGATCATTTAAAGTACAATGTCTCCGTTGATGCTGATTACGAAGAAAAATTGCAAATCATTGGCAATATATTTTTGGCATATATGGGTGGACTCAAAACCGAGGGATATGACTTGagtgatttgaaattatttgtCAAAAGATTATATGAACCAGTAATTGCCGACTACATGAACAAGAACGATGTTTTATCAAAAGTTGCTCTTGTGGAATTGGATCTTTTATTTAAACTGATAACTAATTTGTTGTATCTTCCTCGAGAGAATATTCGATACGAAATTATTCAAGTTGAATCTGATCCTCATGTGGCTAGAATCTTGGTggataatgaagaattagGGTCCGGGGTATCATCAGTAAGTTTTGAAGAAGCCAAATGTCGAGCCGCTcaagatattttgaatgatCACAACCGGATAAGAAAAATATGggagattttgaaaaataatcatACGAAGAATAATACCACTGAGACGACCACGACCACGACAACTATTAAAACAGAGAAACCAGAAACAATCATGCAAATCCCCATACAACAAGCACCTCCAACTATGAATTCTCATATAGGTACACCTGTTGTTGAGCAAGCTACCGCTAATATTGCCAGTGTGAATGCAGGATCACCTCCAATGCAAAATCATACAGCAGCTATATCACCATCGTTGGCAAATGCAACAGCAAGACAAACTTCACCTCAATTTACAATGCAGCCACCGtcccaacaacaacaacaacaaccatttGCATTTGCACAACCACAACGTTACCCTGGTGTTGCCTACCAAACACCATTTctacaacaaccacaacaaccacaaccatACGTAAACTCACCCATGGAATACTTTCATCCAATGCAGCAACAAAATCCACATGCCCAGCAAGCAACAGCACATtcgccaccaccacaattATCACAACAACCGCAACCTCAATCTCAAGCACAACCGCCTTCCAATGGAGGGCCATTATATGACCAACCTTCTACCAGTATGAATAGTGAACAGATTTATGTTGATCAATATGGTATACCACATTTAGGAACTGCATGTAAGAATGTTGATACTAATGCTAGAAATGATTTATATTCCAAATTGGGTAAAGCAAAAATTGCTACCCCTGAATATGAGGATAAAATATCACCTGAAAAAGTCTATCACGTTCTTGTTCTGGCTAAAGGTATTTATTTAGGTGGTGGATATGATTTGAATAAGAAATTAGCTGCTCAGAAAGCGGCCATGTGTGCATTGGCTAATAAAGTGAAATTATCTGAATTAGGATTGTACTCATAA
- the PPG1 gene encoding putative serine/threonine-protein kinase (Protein phosphatase of the Type 2A-related family (serine/threonine-specific) involved in control of filamentous growth and virulence) translates to MTVPFKIPISDLDYCLEQLLDHKPPKILPPETIQQLCHTLKTELLQTPNIISLQSPISVVGDIHGQYHDLLEIFQIGGSPPQTNYLFLGDYVDRGYYSVETISLLLVLKLRYPERVFLIRGNHESRTITTNYGFYTEVLNKYQGSADVWTFITDLFDYLPLGATIDGKIFACHGGLSPSCQQLDQIRAVDRFREIPHDGIMADLVWSDPDVAISDFKLSPRGAGYLFGNDVIDKFCQDNNLVQMIRAHQLCNEGYTSYWKGKCLTVWSAPNYCYRCGNKASVLEILHSNYDSKDPTNGSDGEISSINGEFIGVNTSFESFGDDDDDYNDYRNRFNNSSRLHKQQGVLPGQFFNVFEASKENDEDTLQGKSVNGINFDDELSTSDDTSGSGGNNNKGDFFAAFFQERPKRQQVEYFL, encoded by the coding sequence ATGACGGTGCCGTTCAAAATACCAATTTCCGATTTAGATTATTGTCTAGAGCAATTATTAGATCATAAACCACCGAAAATCCTTCCTCCAGAGACCATTCAACAATTATGTCATACTTTAAAAACAGAATTATTACAGACTCCAAATATAATATCGCTACAATCACCAATATCGGTAGTTGGTGATATTCATGGACAATATcatgatttattagaaatATTCCAAATTGGAGGATCACCGCCTCAAACtaattatttattcttGGGTGATTACGTTGATCGTGGTTATTATTCAGTGGAAACTATATCATTGTTATTAGTTTTAAAATTGAGATATCCAGAAAGAGTGTTTTTAATACGAGGTAATCATGAATCAAGAACAATCACTACTAATTATGGATTTTATACCGAAGTCTTAAACAAATATCAAGGGTCAGCCGATGTATGGACATTCATTACtgatttgtttgattatttacCATTAGGGGCTACTATAGATGGCAAGATATTTGCATGTCACGGTGGGTTATCCCCCAGTTGTCAACAATTGGATCAAATACGAGCAGTCGATAGATTTAGAGAAATCCCTCACGATGGGATTATGGCAGATTTAGTGTGGAGTGATCCTGACGTTGCCATACTGGATTTTAAATTGAGTCCTCGTGGTGCTGGTTATTTATTTGGTAATGATGTCATTGATAAGTTCTGTCAGGATAATAATTTGGTGCAAATGATTAGAGCTCATCAATTGTGTAATGAAGGGTATACGAGTTATTGGAAGGGGAAATGTTTAACTGTTTGGAGTGCACCAAACTACTGCTATCGGTGTGGTAATAAAGCGAGTGTTTTAGAAATCCTACACTCAAACTATGATAGTAAAGATCCTACAAATGGTTCTGATGGCGAAATCAGTAGTATTAATGGTGAATTCATAGGGGTGAATACCTCTTTTGAACTGTTcggtgatgatgatgatgattataaCGACTACAGAAATCGATTTAATAATAGTTCCCGGTTACACAAACAACAAGGAGTGCTACCGGgacaatttttcaatgttttTGAAGCAtctaaagaaaatgatgaagatacTTTGCAAGGTAAAAGTGTTAATGGtattaattttgatgatgaattgtCAACGTCTGATGATActagtggtagtggtggtaataataataaggGGGACTTCTTTGCCGCTTTCTTCCAAGAACGACCTAAACGTCAACAAGTTGAGtatttcttgtaa
- the ARG8 gene encoding acetylornithine transaminase (Putative acetylornithine aminotransferase; Gcn2, Gcn4 regulated; rat catheter biofilm induced; Spider biofilm induced) — MLRTYSKSLLKTSTTIKKSFSFNTATLSLPTNKKYSTSVPDANDESHTGKFINSISKPYSVTTYARPNLVLTHGKGSYIYDLEDRKYIDFTSGIAVTCLGHSYEPITQLIKDQSEKLIHCSNLYYNLPAGELSNKLIVKTKEFDGMKDASRVFLCNSGTEANEAALKFARKYGKSINPEKYEFITFENSFHGRSMGALSVTPNPKYQEPFSPLIPGVKIAKPNDIESVKQVINKDKTCAVIIEPLQGEGGVNIIDESFLIELRKLCDENNVLLIYDEIQCGLGRTGKLWAHSWLSPEAHPDIVTIAKALGNGFPIGATMITEKVEKSLNVGDHGTTYGGNPLASTVGSYIVDHIGDKEFLQQVENKSQIFLEGLNKIAEENSNLIEKVKGKGLLLGLQFKENVDIGEIVAKCRQHGLLIITAGMNTIRLVPALNIPDQTIKDGLEILTQSIKEVN, encoded by the coding sequence ATGTTGAGAACATATAGTAAATCATTGTTGAAGACATCAACTACCATAAAGAAATCGTTCCTGTTCAACACAGCAACTTTATCGTTACCCACCAACAAGAAATATTCTACTTCAGTTCCTGATGCTAATGATGAATCACATACCGggaaatttatcaattcgATTTCTAAACCTTATTCAGTAACCACTTATGCACGTCCGAATCTAGTGTTAACTCATGGTAAAGGgtcatatatatatgatttagaagatcgtaaatatattgatttcACATCTGGTATTGCTGTTACTTGTTTAGGACATTCTTATGAACCCATCACgcaattaattaaagatcaaagtgaaaaattgattcattgttcaaatttatattataatttacCTGCTGGAGAATTAtccaataaattaattgttaaaacaaaagaatttgatgGGATGAAAGATGCTAGTCGAGTATTTTTATGTAATTCTGGTACTGAAGCTAATGAAGCAGCATTGAAATTTGCCCGTAAATATGggaaatcaataaatccggaaaaatatgaatttataacttttgaaaattctTTCCATGGTCGATCAATGGGGGCATTATCAGTGAcaccaaatccaaaatatCAAGAACCATTTTCTCCTTTGATCCCAGGGGTCAAAATTGCTAAACctaatgatattgaaagtGTTAAACAAGTTataaataaagataaaactTGTGCAGTGATAATCGAACCTTTACAAGGTGAAGGTGGagttaatattattgatgaatcatttttaattgaattgcGTAAATTATgtgatgaaaataatgtATTGTTAATTTATGATGAAATCCAATGTGGATTGGGTCGTACCGGGAAATTATGGGCTCATTCATGGTTATCTCCAGAGGCTCATCCCGATATAGTTACTATTGCCAAGGCATTAGGTAATGGTTTCCCCATTGGTGCAACTATGATCACcgaaaaagttgaaaaaagtttaaatGTAGGTGATCATGGAACAACATATGGTGGTAATCCATTAGCTTCTACTGTTGGTTCATATATTGTTGATCATATTGGTgataaagaatttttaCAACAAGTGGAAAACAAATCACAAATTTTCCTTGAAggattaaataaaatagcTGAAGAAAATtctaatttgattgaaaaagttaaaGGTAAAGGGTTGTTATTAGGTTTAcaatttaaagaaaatgttGATATTGGTGAAATTGTTGCTAAATGTAGACAACATggtttattgattattactGCTGGGATGAATACTATTAGATTGGTTCCAGCTTTAAATATTCCTGATCAAACTATCAAAGATGGGCTTGAAATTTTAACTCAAAGTATCAAAGAAGTTAATTAA
- a CDS encoding ubiquitin-like protein (Ortholog(s) have protein tag activity, role in cell morphogenesis involved in conjugation with cellular fusion, cellular protein modification process, mRNA splicing, via spliceosome and mating projection localization), translating to MIEIQANDRLGKKIKLKCLETDTIGDVKKILGLQIGTPSEKIILKKGYQVYKDHITLDDYEIHDGFNFELYYG from the coding sequence ATGATTGAAATACAAGCTAATGATAGATTAggtaaaaaaatcaaattgaaatgtCTTGAAACTGATACAATTGGAGAtgttaaaaaaatacttgGATTACAAATTGGTACTCCGCTGGAAAAGATTATTTTAAAGAAAGGGTACCAAGTTTATAAAGATCATATTACTTTAgatgattatgaaataCATGATGGgttcaattttgaattatattatGGTTAA
- the SSK2 gene encoding mitogen-activated protein kinase kinase kinase (MAP kinase kinase kinase (MAPKKK); regulates Hog1 activation and signaling; repressed by ciclopirox olamine), producing MSDIPPTNESNSDSTLINQKNNDNNDNKETGKDISSTHTHHRVTFAEQQPISTSSRKSSLLRKHSSNNTSSDSDKRPSIISRNSNPDIHRDSLPPLNRGPSYNGNYTRSHSSRNVNANNTINTGVTSDSNSNNNVDSNAPISSPTTPAISSPPANGKYFNLVLPAGKSREKSPGRHSKEGHTRSRSFTKQQHGIGSTSSQSSSQYLAQEKAYLRKMRNQSVDDYYSKGIPGAHEVSKADDNDDEDDDDEEHSSFDGGDNANLLAAIDDDKYQIDYSMALSLMKNSNVNLRKIANLNTDDTDDPAIIERLEWQSMLTSVLTGDVVRSEKTKIININNPDSTQESYLHATFKENLWFGIRAKIFNRTEDEQRKIVAYRRTLVDQLIDDVMKFEIDYENSTDNPIRDQVKTILDRYDQACSLWKTLEDMYSDKPACRSEEFQNRIDALTAWLTITDAISRETKSLRLWIGNDELDITKSPVEVSSSNAATSTSKIVKKIFDEDNKSLAERLMKEKDVQTIFRKRIFKPIAPWMIKSKDTYIRLGVIFENMKLPDYLHDLLQICIIPVRLIKEIVIVRLGYAMKLQNPTLMMIDQMLDDFKSYITVALEVKSGISEYKEPDEDRKWLISDLFDSELEDFDNVILRCVRYFLVLLNRKLLDSSRSPTTFRTFKEPEELEEAWNFLKPLGHYVDGGSVVVAEEITMLASRLIHRLMAYFNHQIREPTYNGVPQDLIRWYSSTSENFGQLRRKLARFMGEISRDFKNSVVFDIPSQSNCTKTLLEILRSSNHFLVYTGTVETQGTYFFASPELLGNEQEILKILTGSCVGLDPSTDNSHFTDLLHLIRSGSEEHLRYNDDDLDSYDDSNGAYAYVLALCPMKPIVWDGLVVNVDIDSVPITDMKNGELLLVSKLSYYDLHIVRNRFLEVASEVSLGNAGLKQVEYRCSLAKVNQELKKMNRVVFKMCSSVLESVQVIKTRIAELDPVGEYQALINSYFIYARDYGKNSVRTLDPQRKSTIIMKMIQLSIDWVSFICDDCIPTDRKTFRWCVLALEFSMEMIRGINIFLLTEEQFTKLKVKVARCMSLLISHFDIMGARSSEAEKNKLLKWTAQRHNIASSQNDDEYLNKVYHEEVMGQINKIEERRRNLQEEFQSIGRVLDVSDSEYQFLTLLASSFSSVSIRWQKGACIGRGTFGQVFSAVNLDTGGVMAVKEITFHDSQSVKTIVPSIKEEMTVLEMLNHPNVVQYFGVEVHRDKVYIFMEFCEGGSLAGLLTHGRIEDEMVIQVYALQMLEGLAYLHQSGVVHRDIKPENVLLDHNGVIKYVDFGAAKVIASNGRTIGGMTNSSLRKSVKRDGHNNLNSMTGTPMYMSPEAITGTSTDRSGVVDIWSLGCCVLEMATGRRPWANLDNEWAIMYHIAAGHKPQLPSPEQLSEPGRTFLARCLEHDPTKRPSAVELLADPWMVEIRHMAFGNSDVTTTPLSEVAGPVSE from the coding sequence ATGTCAGATATTCCTCCAACCAATGAATCTAATCTGGATTCTACTTTgattaatcaaaaaaataatgacaataatGACAATAAAGAGACTGGTAAAGATATAAGTTCAACTCATACCCATCATAGAGTCACGTTTGCggaacaacaaccaatttCCACCTCAAGCAGGAAGTCTTCACTTTTAAGAAAACATTCCCTGAATAATACATCTTCAGACAGTGATAAACGACCATCTATTATATCGAGAAATAGTAATCCGGACATTCATAGAGATTCTTTACCTCCTCTTAATCGAGGACCAAGCTACAACGGTAATTATACAAGAAGTCATAGTTCAAGAAATGTTAATGCCAACAACACCATCAATACTGGTGTTACTTCCGATAGTAACTCTAATAACAATGTGGATTCGAATGCCCCTATTAGCTCACCAACGACACCCGCAATAAGTTCTCCACCAGCCAACGGTAAGTATTTTAACTTGGTGTTACCAGCAGGAAAATCAAGAGAGAAATCGCCAGGTCGTCATTCCAAAGAGGGACACACTAGGTCAAGATCATTTACTAAACAGCAACATGGTATAGGCAGCACAAGTTCTCAACTGAGCTCACAGTATTTAGCTCAAGAAAAGGCGTATTTACGTAAAATGAGAAATCAATCAGTTGATGATTATTACTCAAAAGGTATACCTGGTGCTCATGAAGTCTCGAAGGCAGATGATAACGATGacgaagatgatgatgatgaagagcACTCTTCCTTTGACGGTGGTGATAATGCTAATTTGTTAGCAGCTATAGATGACGATAAATATCAGATTGACTATAGCATGGCTCTATCATTAATGAAGAATTCCAATGTTAATTTGAGAAAAATTGCCAATTTAAACACCGATGACACTGATGATCCAgcaattattgaaagattGGAATGGCAATCAATGTTAACTTCAGTGTTAACAGGTGATGTAGTTCGTAGTGAAAAAACgaaaatcatcaatattaataatcCCGACAGTACACAAGAATCTTATTTGCATGCCACTTTCAAAGAGAATTTATGGTTTGGAATTAGAGCCAAAATCTTTAACCGAACTGAAGATGAACAACGTAAAATCGTCGCTTATAGAAGAACTTTGGTAGATCAGTTGATTGATGATGTGatgaaatttgaaattgattatgaaaACTCTACCGACAATCCAATTAGAGATCAAGTCAAGACTATTTTGGATAGATATGATCAGGCATGTAGCTTGTGGAAAACATTGGAAGATATGTATAGTGATAAACCAGCATGCCGAAGTGAAGAGTTCCAGAATAGAATTGATGCCTTGACAGCATGGTTGACTATTACTGATGCCATAAGCAGAGAAACCAAATCTTTACGTTTATGGATAGGaaatgatgaattggaCATTACTAAATCTCCCGTGGAAGTTTCATCTTCCAATGCTGCTACTTCAACTAGTAAGattgtgaaaaaaatatttgatgaagataacAAATCATTAGCAGAAAGATtgatgaaagaaaaagatgtgcaaacaattttcaggaaaagaatttttaaacCAATAGCCCCATGGATGATTAAATCTAAAGACACTTATATTAGATTAGGTGtcatatttgaaaatatgaaattgcCTGATTATTTGCATGATTTGTTGCAAATATGTATTATCCCCGTTCgattaattaaagaaattgttattgtgAGATTAGGGTACGCTATGAAGTTACAGAACCCCACATTAATGATGATTGATCAAATGCTTGATGATTTTAAGAGTTATATAACTGTTGCCTTAGAAGTTAAAAGTGGGATCCTGGAATATAAAGAGCCTGATGAGGATAGGAAATGGTTGATCAgtgatttatttgatagCGAACTTGAGGATTTTGATAACGTTATATTACGATGTGTTCGTTACTTTTTGGTGTTACTTAATagaaaattattagatagTTCGCGTTCGCCAACAACGTTCCGAACATTTAAAGAACCAGAGGAGTTGGAAGAAGCAtggaattttttgaaaccaTTAGGACACTATGTTGATGGTGGTAGTGTAGTGGTAGCTGAAGAGATCACCATGCTTGCCCTGAGATTGATTCACCGATTGATGGCATATTTTAATCATCAGATTAGAGAGCCTACTTATAATGGAGTCCCACAAGACTTGATCCGTTGGTACAGTTCAACGTCGGAGAATTTTGGTCAATTACGACGTAAGTTGGCTCGTTTTATGGGAGAAATATCCCGAGATTTCAAAAACTCGGTAGTGTTTGATATACCGTCTCAATCAAACTGCACCAAGACATTGTTAGAGATTCTCCGTAGTTCCAATCATTTTTTGGTCTATACTGGGACGGTTGAAACTCAGGGGacttatttttttgccaGTCCTGAGCTATTAGGTAACGAACAagagattttgaaaattttaacGGGATCTTGTGTTGGATTGGATCCAAGTACTGATAATCTGCATTTCACTGATTTGTTGCACTTGATACGTTCTGGTAGTGAAGAGCATTTACGGTATAATGATGACGATCTTGATTCCTATGATGATTCAAACGGTGCTTATGCTTATGTTTTGGCATTATGTCCTATGAAACCAATTGTATGGGATGGTCTTGTCGTTaatgttgatattgattcGGTTCCAATTACCGATATGAAAAATGGCGAATTATTGTTAGTCTCGAAATTATCATATTATGATCTTCATATTGTCCGCAATAGGTTTTTGGAAGTTGCAAGCGAAGTTTCCCTTGGTAATGCTGGACTTAAACAAGTAGAATATCGATGTTCCTTGGCGAAAGTGAATCAAgagttgaagaaaatgaatcgagtagttttcaaaatgtGCTCATCAGTGTTGGAATCGGTACAGGTAATCAAAACGAGAATTGCTGAACTTGACCCAGTGGGAGAATATCAAGCATTGATTAATAGTTATTTTATTTACGCCCGTGATTACGGTAAGAATTCGGTCAGAACGCTTGACCCGCAACGGAAATCGACCATTattatgaaaatgatacaattatcaattgattgggTCAGTTTTATTTGTGACGATTGTATTCCAACGGATAGGAAAACTTTCAGATGGTGTGTGTTGGCTTTAGAATTTTCTATGGAGATGATTCGTGGTATCAATATATTCTTATTAACCGAGGAACAGtttacaaaattaaaagtcAAAGTTGCTCGTTGTATGTCGTTATTGATTTCTCATTTCGATATTATGGGAGCTAGATCAAGTGAGGcagaaaagaataaattattgaaatggACAGCACAACGTCATAATATTGCTAGTTCCCAGAATGACGATGAGTATTTGAACAAAGTTTATCACGAGGAAGTCATGGGACAGatcaataaaattgaagaacGGCGACGTAATTTGCAAGAAGAATTCCAATCAATTGGACGTGTATTGGATGTTAGTGATCTGGAGTATCAATTTCTCACGTTATTGGCATCGTCATTTTCAAGCGTTTCAATCAGATGGCAAAAGGGAGCATGTATTGGACGTGGTACTTTTGGTCAAGTGTTTTCAGCAGTCAACTTGGATACTGGTGGGGTTATGGCTGTCAAGGAAATTACGTTCCATGATAGTCAATCGGTTAAAACTATTGTGCCCCTGATTAAAGAAGAGATGACAGTATTAGAAATGTTAAATCACCCAAATGTGGTACAATACTTTGGTGTTGAAGTCCATCGTGATAAAGTTTACATTTTCATGGAATTCTGTGAGGGTGGATCACTTGCTGGATTATTGACTCATGGTAGAATTGAAGACGAGATGGTTATTCAAGTTTACGCTTTACAAATGTTAGAAGGGTTGGCTTATTTGCATCAATCAGGTGTTGTGCATCGTGATATCAAACCTGAAAATGTTTTGTTGGATCACAATGGAGTAATCAAGtatgttgattttggtgCTGCTAAAGTTATAGCTAGTAATGGAAGAACCATTGGTGGAATGACTAATTCTTCACTCCGTAAATCGGTTAAACGTGATGGccataataatttgaattcaatgACGGGTACACCGATGTATATGTCACCAGAAGCCATTACAGGGACGTCTACTGATAGAAGTGGTGTTGTTGACATTTGGTCTTTGGGATGTTGTGTGTTAGAGATGGCTACTGGAAGACGACCATGGGCAAACTTGGATAATGAATGGGCTATCATGTATCATATAGCTGCTGGTCACAAACCACAATTACCGTCACCTGAACAATTGAGTGAACCAGGGAGAACCTTTTTAGCACGTTGTCTTGAACATGATCCTACCAAGAGACCAAGTGCTGTTGAATTACTAGCTGATCCATGGATGGTTGAAATCAGACATATGGCATTTGGAAATTCCGATGTTACAACTACACCATTATCAGAGGTTGCAGGTCCGGTTTCAGAATAA